A single window of Sphingobacteriales bacterium DNA harbors:
- a CDS encoding pirin family protein, which produces MANSVLHQAHTRGSAQLGWLDSKHTFSFSHYYNPERMHFGVLRVLNDDTVAAGKGFGTHPHDNMEIISIPLEGDLEHKDSMGNTTVIRHGDIQVMSAGTGITHSEYNKNKDRAVKFLQIWLFPNRRNVAPRYDQITLNASDRHNRWQQVLSPNVDDAGVWIHQEAWFYLGRFDKDFSTTYMLNRKENGVYAFVIKGDVSINGQALRERDGFGLWNIEQLSLKADSQDAEVLLMEVPLMAH; this is translated from the coding sequence ATGGCAAACAGTGTATTACACCAAGCGCACACGAGAGGCAGTGCGCAATTAGGTTGGTTAGACAGCAAACATACTTTTAGTTTTTCGCATTATTACAACCCCGAACGTATGCACTTCGGCGTGTTGCGCGTGCTCAACGATGATACCGTAGCGGCAGGAAAAGGATTTGGCACGCACCCGCACGATAATATGGAAATCATCTCTATTCCTTTGGAGGGCGATTTGGAACACAAAGACAGTATGGGTAATACGACAGTAATCAGGCACGGCGATATTCAGGTGATGAGTGCGGGTACGGGCATTACTCACAGCGAATACAATAAAAATAAAGACCGTGCGGTTAAATTTTTACAAATTTGGTTGTTTCCGAATCGCCGCAATGTAGCACCGCGCTACGACCAAATAACGCTCAATGCAAGCGACCGCCACAATCGTTGGCAGCAGGTATTATCGCCGAATGTTGATGATGCGGGCGTGTGGATACATCAGGAGGCGTGGTTTTATTTGGGTAGGTTTGACAAAGATTTTTCTACCACTTACATGCTTAATCGCAAAGAAAACGGCGTATATGCCTTTGTGATAAAAGGAGATGTGAGCATCAATGGGCAAGCACTCCGTGAGCGCGATGGTTTTGGATTGTGGAATATTGAGCAATTATCGCTCAAAGCCGACTCGCAAGATGCCGAAGTATTGTTAATGGAAGTACCGCTGATGGCGCATTAA
- a CDS encoding Crp/Fnr family transcriptional regulator, which yields MERMFRLMLQRHVASYQERIFAGIALSAEQRYDLFLQKYPYLPLRIPQHLIASYLGISPEFLSRLRKRKLYKNTLSPPKPPIS from the coding sequence TTGGAACGTATGTTCCGCTTGATGTTGCAACGCCATGTGGCTTCCTATCAAGAGCGTATTTTTGCCGGTATTGCCTTGAGTGCCGAGCAACGTTATGATCTTTTTCTGCAAAAATATCCATATTTGCCCTTGCGTATCCCGCAGCACCTCATTGCTTCGTATTTGGGTATATCGCCGGAATTTTTGAGCCGTCTGCGAAAAAGAAAATTGTATAAAAATACACTTTCCCCTCCAAAACCTCCTATTTCTTGA
- a CDS encoding Crp/Fnr family transcriptional regulator — protein MFSSIRAYIQTCTQLSEDEFLFFERRLKHKKIPKKTFLLQQGEVCNFEGFIIKGCIKTYFIDNNGFEVILTFATENWWVSDMMSFSEQKPSKMFIETLEGTELLMLTLTKKEAALQKFLLWNVCSA, from the coding sequence ATGTTTTCTTCTATTCGTGCCTATATACAAACCTGTACACAACTTAGCGAAGATGAATTTTTGTTTTTTGAACGGCGATTGAAGCATAAAAAGATTCCTAAAAAAACATTTTTATTACAACAGGGCGAGGTATGCAATTTTGAAGGTTTTATTATAAAAGGCTGTATAAAAACGTATTTTATTGATAATAACGGATTTGAAGTGATACTGACATTTGCCACCGAAAACTGGTGGGTGAGCGATATGATGAGTTTTTCGGAGCAAAAACCGAGTAAGATGTTTATAGAAACACTGGAAGGCACGGAATTACTGATGCTCACGCTGACTAAAAAAGAAGCGGCATTACAAAAATTCCTGCTTTGGAACGTATGTTCCGCTTGA